The sequence AGATGCCGATGGTCGCGCCGAGCAGACCGAACGCCCGACCCCGTTCGGCGCCTTGGAACAGCTGCTGGATCAGGCCGGTCACCTGGGGGTTGACCACCCCGGCGGCGGCGCCCTGGAGCAGCCGGGTGGTGACCAGCCACGCGGGTGAGGTGGCCAGGCCGGCGAGGGCGCTGGTGAGCGTGAAGAGGGCGACGCCCACCACGAAGGCGGTGCGTCGCCCGCGAGCGTCGCCGAACCGGCCGGCGGGCACCAGGATCAGGCCGAACGTCAGCGCGTACCCGGAGAGCACCCACTGCAGGTCGCTCGGGCTCGCATGCAGCGCCCGGTCCATCGACGGGACGGCCACGTTGACGATGCTGACGTCCAGCAGCGTCATGAACGCCGCGACCAGCCCGACGCCGAGGGCCTGCCAGCGGCGTCGGTCACCCGCGTCCGTCACGGCGGCCCGTCGATCATCCATGACCGACCGCTACCCGGCGCCCCGTCGGGCAAACCGGTCACGCCATCTGGCGGGCGCACCACCGTGGGCCGAAGTCCAGACCGGCCATCGGGGAGTCCTCCCGGTGCAGCAGGTCCTTCTCGGTGAGCAGGTGCAACGGCCCGTGCACCTCCTCCTCCGCCATCCCCGCCTCCTGAGCGATCGAGTCGGGGTACGGGACCTGGCCGCGCGCCTCCAGCGTGGCGACCGCGTCGTACACCCGTACCTCGGCCTCCGACAGACGTACCTGCTGCATGGTGACCTCCTTGCCGTGACCCGCCCGTCGCACGGGCGGTCTGGGTACCGCGGCTTACCCGCCGAATGACCGACAATGCCCACCCGATCGGTCGGTCGTGAGCGGCCGGCCGCGCCGGGGTGCCCTAGGGTGGAGCCCGTGATCACCTGGGATCTCGTCGTCGTCGGCGCCGGCCCCGCCGGGCTCTCCGCCGCCCACGCCGCGGCCGGCGCGGGGGTGCGCACGCTGGTGCTGGACCGGGCCGTGCACCCGCGGTACAAGACGTGTGGCGGCGGCCTGATCGGCACCTCGCTGACGGCTGTCGCCGGCCGCATCGAGGTGCCCGCGCACGACCGGGTCGACCGGGTGACCTTCACCCGGGACGGGCGACGCGCCTTCACCCGCCGCAACCGCACCCCGCTGGTGGCCATGGTCCGCCGGGACGAGTTCGACGACCGGCTGCGCGCGGCCGCGGTCGCCGCCGGGGCCGAGCTGCGCGAGGGCGTCGCGGTGCGCGGCATCGACCAGGACCCCGACGGGGTACGCGTACGGCTGGCCGACGGTCGGAGCGTGCACGCCCGGACGGTGGTCGGGGCGGACGGTTCCTCGGGCGTCACCTCCCGGCACGTGGGTGTCCGTTTCCGCCAGGTGGACCTGGGTCTGGAGCGGGAGCTGCCGGTGCCGCCGGCGGAGCAGCGGCGCTGGCGCGGCCGGCTGCTGCTCGACTGGGGAGCGGTGCCCGGCTCGTACGCCTGGGTCTTCCCCAAGGGGTCGAGCCTGACGGTCGGGGTGATCGCCGCTCGCGGCGAGGGGGAGCGGACCCGCGAGTACCTGCGCCGCTTCGTCGACCGGCTCGGGCTGTCCGGGGTGGCGGCCGAGCACGACTCCGGGCACCTGACCCGCTGCCGGGCGGAGGGGTCACCGCTGCGGCACGGCCGGGTGCTGGTCGCCGGCGACGCGGCCGGCCTGCTGGAGCCGTGGAGCCGGGAGGGGATCAGCTACGCGCTGCGCTCCGGGGCGCTCGCCGGCGCGGCGGTCGCCGCCGGTGACCTGGCCGGCTACGAGCGGGACGTGACCGAGCAGCTGGTCCCGTCGATGCGGGCCGGGCACCGGCTGCTGGAGGTGTTCGAACGCCGGCCCGACGTCTTCCACGCCCTGCTGGCGACGCCGGCCGGCTGGGGGATGTTCGTCCGGTTCTGCCAGGGCCGGGCCAGCTTCGACCAGACGCTGATGCGGGCTCCCGTCCGGGCCGGGCTGGCCCTGCTGGACCGCCTCCCGCCGGTACGGCAGCGCACGCCGTCGGCCCCCGCCCAGCCCATGACCACCCGATCCGGCTGACACCCCTCGGTCACGGAACAACCACCGCCCGGCCCTGGATCTCACCCCGGCGCAGCAGGTCGTACACCTCCGGCGCCCGATCCAGCGGGAACGTCTGTACCTCGGCGCTGATCAGCCCGAGCTGACCCAGGGCGATCACTTCCTGGAGTTCGGCGCGGGTGCCCCAGAACGGGATGTCGACGCCGACCTCCAGCGGCAGGGTGGGCGGTGCGTCGACGACGGGCCGCACCGGCAGGGTGCCGCCGCCGAGGCCGACCAGCAGCAGCCGGCCGCCGGTGGCCACGACCGTGCGGGCGGTGGTCAGGGTGGCGTCGACACCGACACAGTCGATCACCACGTCGGCGCCGTCCGGCGAGGGCCCGACGATCTCCCGGATCCGGTCGACCGCCTCCGGGTCGGCCCGCACCACGTGGTGCGCCCCCATCCGGGTGGCCAGGTCCAGCGCGGCCACGTCAGTGTCCACCGCGATGATGTGTACCGCGGTGGTGGCCGCCAGGATCTGCACCGCCAGGTGGCCGAGGCCGCCGACGCCGATCACCACGCAGCAGGTGCCCGGTCGCAGCGCCGGGCGGGCCAGTTCGACGGCGTGGTACGGAGTCAGCCCGGCGTCGGTCAGCGGCGCGGCCTGGATCAGGTCCAGCTCGCCCACGGGCAGCAGGCGGGAGGCGGGCACCAGCACGTACTCGGCCAGCCCGCCGTCCCGGCTGAGCCCGATGCCACCGGGAGGCACCCGGCGGCACTGGTTCTCCCGCCCGCGCAGGCAGGCCCGGCAGCCGCCGCAGCCGATGATCCCGTAGACCGCCGCCCGGTCCCCGGGCGACCAGCCGGTGACGCCCGCGCCGGGCGTCTCCACCGTGCCGGCGATCTCGTGGCCCAGGGTGATCGGGGTGGGGAAGAACCCGGCGGGCGCGTCGAGGACGTGCAGGTCGGAGTGGCAGGCGCCGACGGCGCCGACGGCGAGCAGCACCTCGCCCGGCCCCGGCACGGGGGTGGGCACCGCCACCTGTTCGAGCACCCCGGGAGCGGTCATCCGTACCGCGCGCATGTCGTCCCCACCTCGTCGCCGACGCCAGGTCGCGGCGCGCTTACCCGCGCGGGCGTCGTTGATGCGACGGCGGTGCTGGACCGGCGGCGGCACAATGCGGGCATGACCGATCCGGAGCCCACCTCGTTCGACGACGAGGAGTACGCCTTCCTCCGCCACGTGCGCTTCGGTGAGCTGCCGCCGGCGGTCCGCCCCGACGAGCGGGTGGAGCTCACCGAGACCGATCCGCGGCGCGACCGGCCCGAGTCGACCAACGACGACGAGTGGCACCTCCGGCTCGGGCCGGGCGGCTGACCACGACCAGCGGGGCAGACACGAACGGGCCGCGGGTGTCGATCCCCGCAGCCCGTCGGCGTGTGTCGGTGGTACGGCTCAGAAGACCGGCACGCCCTCGCGCACCAGCTTCCAGTTCGGGACGTAGAAGTCGGCCGGGTCGATGGTCCCCTTCGCCTGCGCCCAGTCGATCAGCAGCTGGCGGATCTCCTGCTGCTCGTTGTAGACCTGGGTCTTGACGATGCCGGGGAAGTTGCCGCCGCCGCTGCGCCGGTAGTTGTTCACCGCGATGACGAACTGCGCGGTGTCGGCGACCGGGGTGTCGGTGCCCGCCAGCACCAGGCGGGTGATCCGCTGGCCGACCGGCTTGCTGATGTCGATGTCGTAGTCGACGCCCGAGATCACGTCGTAGTTGTAGTCCGGCACGGCCGGGTCGCTGATGGTGGCCGGGTCGACGGCCGCGCCCACCGGCAGGGTGACGAAGTACTTCGCCGAGTACTCCAGGTACGCCTTCACCTCGGCGCCGGTGAGCACCACGGCCTCGAGGGTGTTGTCGAAGACGTAGAGGCCGGCCACGTCGCGGATCCGCACGTCGCCCTGCGGGAAGACCGCGGTGCGGCTGAACGGGGCGGCGATCGACAGCACCGGCAGCGACGCGTACGACGTGCCGGCCAGCGCCGCGGTGACGACCTCGGTCTGGACGTGGTTGATGAAGTCCAGGATCGGGGTGTCCTTGTAGCGCGACTCGGCGGCCGACAGCTCCTCGGAGGACCGGGCGACGACAGTGTTGACGTAGTCGACGGTCTTGCCGTGCTGGCCGCGCACGGCCGCGAGCACCGCCGGGTCCTCGACCACCGTGTTGGTGTTCAGCATGGTGGCGCGCTTGGTGAGGACCTTCCAGGTGCCGCGTACCTTCTGGACGGTGAAGTCCATCCGGGTCAGCCGCTGGCCCCACTTGGACGGCTCGGCGGTGAGCACCTGCGCGCCGGTGGCCGTGTTGGTGACGAACTTCTCCACCACCTCGGCGTGGGCGTGACCGAAGAGGATCGCGTCGATGCCGGGGACCTGCTGGGCGATCAGCGCGACCGGGTTCTCGTTCGGCAGCTCCGGGCCGTAGCTGGAGGTGCCGCTGTCGCCGCCGTGCGCCGAGATGATGACCAGGTCGGCGCCGCGCTCACGCATGATCGGCACCCACTTGGCGGCGGTCTCCACCATGCCCGGGAAGACCAGCTTGCCCTCGACGTTGCCCTTGTCCCAGATGGCCACGCCCGGGTTGGTGAGGCCGAGGATGCCGACGTTGATGGTCGGGGAGTCCCAGCCGCCGAGGCGGACCTTCTTGATCACGTACGGCAGGTAGGCCGGCTTGCCGGTGGCCGCGTTGACCGCGTTGGCGGCGAGCGCCGGGAAGCCCAGCTGCGAGATCCAGGTGGCCAGCAGCGGCAGGCCGTAGTTGAACTCGTGGTTGCCCAGCGTGACGGCGTCGTACTTCAGGATGTTCATGGCGTTCGCCATCGGGTGCGTCTCACCGCTGGTGGTGATCGGCTCCTGCTTGGCGTAGTACGTGGCCAGCGGCGTGCCCTGGATGGTGTCGCCGGCGTCGAGGACCAGGGTCGCCTTGCCCTTGCGCTCGGCGCGGATCTGGTTGACCAGGGTGGCCAGCTTGGCGACGCCGACGTCGTTGTGCTTGCTGTCGTCGTACTCGGCGTCCTTGTAGTAATCCCAGTTGTAGACGTTGCCGTGCGTGTCCGACGTGCCGAGCACGGTCAGGTCCCAGGTCTGCGGTCCCGTCGCTTCGGCGGCCCGGGCGGGGGCGCCGGCGATCAGGGGGGCGGTCGCCGCGGCGGCGGCGACGGCCAGCACCTGGCGCCGCGAGGCGCCGGAGGAGGAGGTCATGCGGTGCCTTCCAATGGGGGTGAGGCGCCTCGTGGGCGCCCTTGCGCACCATAACGAGCCGCTGTCACTACCGCCACAGCGGCCCGAGGTGTTCCACCCCACCAGCGCCGCCGGCCACCGTGGCGTAACACCGAGGTCATCCCGGCGGCGGTCGCCCTCGTTTCCGGCCCGGTCCGCCGGGTAGGGCAGACGAGCAGAAGGCCGGACGAACTACCCCGAGGAGCACCGGTGAGCGAGGACCAGTACAGCCAGCAGGACCCCACCGAGCAGTACGGCCAGCAGCAGGGCCAGCCCGCCCAGCAGCAGTCCGCGCCCGGCTCGACCCGCGAGATGGGCCCGAAGCCCGACCACGGCGAGGAGTCGTACCGGGGCAGCGACCGGCTGAGCGGCAAGCGGGCCCTGATCACCGGCGGTGACTCCGGCATCGGCCGCGCGGTGGCGATCGCCTTCGCCCGGGAGGGCGCCGACATCCTCATCTCCTACCTGGGCGAGGAGGAGGACGCCGACGCCCGGGAGACGGTGCGGCTGGTCGAGGAGGCCGGCCGCCGGGGCGTGGCGGTGCGTACCGACCTCACCGACGAGGGCCACTGCCGGGAGCTGGTCAAGCGGACCCTGGCCGACCTGGGCGGCCTCGACATCCTGGTGAACAACGCCGCCTACCAGATGTCCCAGGACGACGGCATCGCCGGCATCAGCACCGCGCAGTTCGACCGGGTCCTCAAGACCAACCTGTACGCCATGTTCTGGCTGTGCCAGGAGGCGATCCCGCACCTGGACGACGGCGCCACGATCATCAACACCACGTCGATCCAGGCCTTCGACCCGTCACCGCAGCTGCTCGACTACGCCACCACCAAGGCGGGGATCGCGAACTTCACCAAGGGGCTCGCGGCGCAGCTCGCCGAGAAGGGCATCCGGGTCAACGCGGTGGCCCCCGGCCCGATCTGGACGCCGCTCATCCCGGCCACCATGCCGCAGGAGAAGGTCAAGCAGTTCGGCACGGACACCCCGATGGGACGACCCGGCCAGCCGGCGGAGCTCGCCCCCGCGTACGTCTTCTTCGCCTCGCAGGAGTCCAGCTACGTCACGGGCGAGATCCTCGGCGTGACCGGCGGCCGCTTCACCAAGTGAGCACGGCGCGCCCCGCTGGCCGTCGCGGCGGTCAGCGGGGCCAGGCGGCCAGCCGGCGACGGACCTCGGCGATGCGCGGCGCGTCCAGGCCGTAGCGGGTGAACCGTTGGTCCGGCACCCGGTCCAGGTAGCGGCCCGCCTCCCGGACGTCGTCGTCGTCCAGCGCCGGGTCGACCTGCCGGGCCAGCGCCAGCAGCTCGGCCACCGGGTAGTGGTCCAGCGCCGCCGACACGTCGATGTAGTCGCGGACCTCGCGCCGGTTCACCAGCGCGGCGGTCTTGTTCGCCACCAGGTCGCGGACGTCCATCACCGGGCCGAAGTCCATCACCACGGGGGAGCGGTACCGGTCGAGCCGGGCGAGGCTCAGCCGGATCCGCCTCGGGCCGCGGGTGACCACGAAGTCCTTCATGTCGCGGTCGAAGCCGTCGAACAGCCCGCCCAGGTCGCTGTCCGGGTCGGCGTCGGCCACCTCGAACCCGGCGCGCTCCAGCGCCGCCCGCACCTCCGCGGCGGCGGCCGCGGCCGCGCCCTCCACGTCGGCGAACAGGTCGACGTCCTCGGTGGGGCGGGTGACCAGCCCGTGCGCGGCCCAGGCCACCCCGCCGCCGAGCACGAACCGGTGCGGGCCGGCCGCGGTGAGCGCCACCCGGGCGACCTCCCGGTAGAACTCGTGCAGGTGGGGGCCGCTCACGCGGTACGCAGACCCCGGTGCCGGCTCTCCCACGCCTGCCGGACGCCCCGGGGCAGGTTCAGCCGCCGCCACACCCGCCGCAACGTCCGGCCGTTGATCAGGTGCCGCAGGTCCTCGGCGCGGGTGGTCTCCCGCAGCACGTTCTCGTACATCCAGAGCAGCTGGTCCGGGTCGCCCAGGTCGAACGTCCGGTCGGCGTTCCACATCAACCGCACCGGCAGCTCCACCAACCCACGGGTGGGGCCGGCCAGCTCCGCCAGGGTGCGCGCCACCACCGCCGGACGGCCCGGGCGGGCCAGGTGGGGCGCGGTGCTGACGACGGCCTGCATGGTGTCAGGGTAACGCCGACTGCGCTCCGCGCAGCCGACCCGGTCGCCCGCATTCCGCTCTCCGCCCATTTCCCCTGTCTCGCGTCCCCGCTCCCACCACCCCGCGCCGGCCGCTCACGCCCGTTTCCGGCCCCGATCATCCGGCGAGACAGGCCGGCCTCGACCGCCTCAGGCCGGCCGCCCGGTCGGTGTTCGGTCAGTGCGCGACCAAGGTCCGCGCTCGCGCCTACTGGCGGCACCGCTGCGAACTGAGGGCGGAAAGGCGTGGAAGTCCGGTTCCGGTCGTTCGCCGTGGCGGGCTGTCCGGTTCCAGCCTCGGATCGAGGCGCCTGGGGTGTCCCGCTGCGGATCGGCCTCGCCGTGCTGGATATCCGGTTACAAGCTCGGCTGGGCGTGCCCATTTGTCCGGATCTGGGCGCGCGAGTGGTGGGTCGTCCGGTGACCGGGGGCACTGTGGCGGTGGAATGGTGGCCGGCCCGGGGTCGTTACATCACTTGGACGATCGCAGCAGCACCCCCCGCTGGCCTGGCCCGATCACCTGGGCCGCCCGGGATGCGGGCCCCCGGAATGATGGTGGGCCGCCGGTCGTTACACATGGACCCGGCGCCGCGAGCCCCCCGCTCGTGAAGCCTGCCGGGCAGAGACTTTTCCCCCTTTGTGTGTGAGCGCCTGCTCGTGGTGCTTACGCCGCCTGTCATGTCGATCCCCCGGTCGACCGGCGGCGTCAACCCCCTGAAGGAGCTTCCCCCATGAACACCACCATTCTGCGTAAGAGCGTGCTGGGTATTGCTGGTCTGGCCTTCGCCGGTGGCGTCTTCGCCGGCCCGGTCACCGAGGCCCACGCCAACCCGGTGGACGCCAAGGCCGTCGCCGTGGTGCAGGCCGACAAGCCGGGTGTGGATGAGGGCAAGTTGATCCCGCACGGTGTGCAGGGCAAGCAGTCGCGCATCGATGTGGGCGCCGAGCAGACGAAGAATGTGAAGGCGATCATCGCGGCGACGAAGAAGTCGGGCATGGATGAGCGGGCCGCCGTCGTGGCCATCGCGACCAGCCTGCAGGAGTCGAAGTTGGAGAACCTGGGTCACCTGGGTGAGCGCAACGACTTCGACTCGCAGGGCCTGTTCCAGCAGCGCCCGTCCTCGGGTTGGGGCACGGTCGAGCAGATCACCGACCCCGAATACAGCACGATGGCGTTCCTCAAGGGCCTCAAGCAGGTCGACGGCTGGCAGGACATGCCGCTGACCAAGGCAGCCCAGACCGTGCAGGTCTCGGCCTACCCCGACCACTACGCCCAGTGGGAGCAGCAGGCCGCCGACCTCGTCGCCAAGCACTGGAACAACTGACCCACCTGAACACTCACGCTGGCCGGCACCCCCGAGCGGGGTGCCGGCCAGCGGCGTATCCGCCCGGGAACCCACCCGGTCCGAGCGAATCTTGGACACTTACCGTTCCGTCGGAACGGCAACTGTCCAAGATCCCCCGGACCGGACCCCGACCACCCCGTTGATCATGAGGTTGGCGGCGGTGGGGGAGATTCACTCCGCTGCCAACCTCATGATCAACCCATGCCGGTAGGCGCGGCGCGGCGCGGTAGGGGTGGAGGGTGCGGGGCGGCGAGGGCCGGGCGGAGGGCGCGCACGACGGGGGTGTGGCCCGCCGTGCCCGGCGCAGGGATCAAGCCTGACCGCCCGGAGCCGGGCACGGCGGGCCACACCCCACCACCGCAACCCACGGACCCAGTGGCACGCGTCACGAAGGCAGATGGAAGACCCGGAGCGGGTAGCCTGTTGAGTCAGGTGTCGGTGTGTCCAGTGTCCCCGGGCCTCACCTAAATTGCCTTCGCGGAATACCGTTCGGCTGGAGCCGCGTCGTGCCACTCGCCGAGAGGCGACCTGCACACCGACACCCCAGCGCCGCCCCCGACCCACCAGGGCCGGGGGCGGCGCTGTCTGTACCGGCGGAAAGCGATCCCTCCGCTCCGCTCGCGGGCGCCGCCGCGCTGTCCTATCTTCAGAGGGTCGACGGCGTCGGGGAGGGGGTGCGGGAGCATGGGTCTGCGTACCTTCATCGAGGGTTGGCCGGTCTACCGGCAGCTCACCGGCACCGACCCGCTGGGTCGGGGTGCCGCCGCGCAGTCCGGCCGGTCCGCCGAGCTGACCGCGCGCACCGAGACGGCGGACAGCATGGCCCGCTCGGTCTGCCCGTACTGCGCCGTGGGCTGCGGGCAGCGGGTGTTCGTCACCGACGGTCGGGTCACCCAGATCGAGGGCGACCCGGACAGCCCGATCTCCCGCGGCCGGCTCTGCCCGAAGGGTTCGGCCAGCAAGAGCCTGGTGACCAGCCCGCTGCGGCAGACCACGGTCCGCTACCGCCGGCCGTACGCCACCGAGTGGGAGGACCTGGAGCTCGACACCGCGCTCGACATGATCGCCGACCGGATCCTCGCCGCCCGCGAGGAGACCTGGGAGGACGTCGACAGCGAGGGCCGGCCGCTCAACCGGACGCTGGGCATCTCCAGCCTGGGCGGGGCGACGCTGGACAACGAGGAGAACTACCTCATCAAGAAGTTGTTCACGGCGATGGGGG comes from Micromonospora purpureochromogenes and encodes:
- a CDS encoding geranylgeranyl reductase family protein, whose product is MITWDLVVVGAGPAGLSAAHAAAGAGVRTLVLDRAVHPRYKTCGGGLIGTSLTAVAGRIEVPAHDRVDRVTFTRDGRRAFTRRNRTPLVAMVRRDEFDDRLRAAAVAAGAELREGVAVRGIDQDPDGVRVRLADGRSVHARTVVGADGSSGVTSRHVGVRFRQVDLGLERELPVPPAEQRRWRGRLLLDWGAVPGSYAWVFPKGSSLTVGVIAARGEGERTREYLRRFVDRLGLSGVAAEHDSGHLTRCRAEGSPLRHGRVLVAGDAAGLLEPWSREGISYALRSGALAGAAVAAGDLAGYERDVTEQLVPSMRAGHRLLEVFERRPDVFHALLATPAGWGMFVRFCQGRASFDQTLMRAPVRAGLALLDRLPPVRQRTPSAPAQPMTTRSG
- a CDS encoding NAD(P)-dependent alcohol dehydrogenase, producing MRAVRMTAPGVLEQVAVPTPVPGPGEVLLAVGAVGACHSDLHVLDAPAGFFPTPITLGHEIAGTVETPGAGVTGWSPGDRAAVYGIIGCGGCRACLRGRENQCRRVPPGGIGLSRDGGLAEYVLVPASRLLPVGELDLIQAAPLTDAGLTPYHAVELARPALRPGTCCVVIGVGGLGHLAVQILAATTAVHIIAVDTDVAALDLATRMGAHHVVRADPEAVDRIREIVGPSPDGADVVIDCVGVDATLTTARTVVATGGRLLLVGLGGGTLPVRPVVDAPPTLPLEVGVDIPFWGTRAELQEVIALGQLGLISAEVQTFPLDRAPEVYDLLRRGEIQGRAVVVP
- a CDS encoding bifunctional metallophosphatase/5'-nucleotidase; the encoded protein is MTSSSGASRRQVLAVAAAAATAPLIAGAPARAAEATGPQTWDLTVLGTSDTHGNVYNWDYYKDAEYDDSKHNDVGVAKLATLVNQIRAERKGKATLVLDAGDTIQGTPLATYYAKQEPITTSGETHPMANAMNILKYDAVTLGNHEFNYGLPLLATWISQLGFPALAANAVNAATGKPAYLPYVIKKVRLGGWDSPTINVGILGLTNPGVAIWDKGNVEGKLVFPGMVETAAKWVPIMRERGADLVIISAHGGDSGTSSYGPELPNENPVALIAQQVPGIDAILFGHAHAEVVEKFVTNTATGAQVLTAEPSKWGQRLTRMDFTVQKVRGTWKVLTKRATMLNTNTVVEDPAVLAAVRGQHGKTVDYVNTVVARSSEELSAAESRYKDTPILDFINHVQTEVVTAALAGTSYASLPVLSIAAPFSRTAVFPQGDVRIRDVAGLYVFDNTLEAVVLTGAEVKAYLEYSAKYFVTLPVGAAVDPATISDPAVPDYNYDVISGVDYDIDISKPVGQRITRLVLAGTDTPVADTAQFVIAVNNYRRSGGGNFPGIVKTQVYNEQQEIRQLLIDWAQAKGTIDPADFYVPNWKLVREGVPVF
- a CDS encoding SDR family oxidoreductase encodes the protein MSEDQYSQQDPTEQYGQQQGQPAQQQSAPGSTREMGPKPDHGEESYRGSDRLSGKRALITGGDSGIGRAVAIAFAREGADILISYLGEEEDADARETVRLVEEAGRRGVAVRTDLTDEGHCRELVKRTLADLGGLDILVNNAAYQMSQDDGIAGISTAQFDRVLKTNLYAMFWLCQEAIPHLDDGATIINTTSIQAFDPSPQLLDYATTKAGIANFTKGLAAQLAEKGIRVNAVAPGPIWTPLIPATMPQEKVKQFGTDTPMGRPGQPAELAPAYVFFASQESSYVTGEILGVTGGRFTK
- a CDS encoding nucleotidyl transferase AbiEii/AbiGii toxin family protein, which codes for MSGPHLHEFYREVARVALTAAGPHRFVLGGGVAWAAHGLVTRPTEDVDLFADVEGAAAAAAAEVRAALERAGFEVADADPDSDLGGLFDGFDRDMKDFVVTRGPRRIRLSLARLDRYRSPVVMDFGPVMDVRDLVANKTAALVNRREVRDYIDVSAALDHYPVAELLALARQVDPALDDDDVREAGRYLDRVPDQRFTRYGLDAPRIAEVRRRLAAWPR